From the Campylobacter volucris genome, the window AAATTTTTAATGAAGTTTTGACCAAACCGATCTTTTCCAACCAATAGCAAAAATACTTAAGATAACAAAGAAAATCATAATATAAATTCCAGTTTGTTCTCTTTCTTCTTTTTTGCTATCGCCAACTTTTTCAAGATAATCAACAACTTGCTCTTGAGCTTTTTCGTTTAAACCTACTCTAGGCATAGCTGTGCCATGAATTTTCTTTTGAGGTTCGTTAATAAAAATATCAAGATAATCTCTTCCTTTAGATCTAATCATCATTGATAAATCAGGAGGTGTCATACCAAGATAATTTTTCAAATCATCCATATTTGAACTAGAAACAAACCCATCATACTTAACATCATGACATCTTCCACAAGCATTTTCAAAAACTTGCTTATCTTTTGCAAATTGAAGTTCTTTTGCTATTAAAGAATTCTTAGCTTCTTGGGATAATTCTTGATTTTTAGCATATTTTGCTTCTAATTCTTTTTTTGTTGTATCTTCAAAATCTTTTTCATATTTAACAGCAGTATCTTTTAAAAATGCTATTAAATCAGCTAAATCTTGTCCATCTTTAGTATCATCTCCACTTAAAGGATAAGCAGGCATTAAAAAAGGTTTTTCATCATTAAATTTATGTGAAATTTGCATAGCTTTAACTGGATCTATAATCAACGCAGCTAAAAATTTCTCATCATAAATACTACCCGCATCACTTAAATCAGGTGGAGTAACACCCAAAGAAGAATCTGTAATACTAGCTGGAATTCCTGCGGCTTTTACACCATGACATGCTATACAATTTCCTTCAAAAATTTCTTTACCTTTTTGCGCGTTTGCTTTTGAAAAATCAATTTTTGAAATTTTTTCCCACATTTGTTTAGTGCTTTGTTCTTGACTTTGTAAAAGTTCTAAAGCTTTTTGTGTAGCAATAATAGCTTTTTCATTACCAGAAGCTTTAGCTTCTTCTAAAGCCTTTGTTTTTGCTTCAATTTCCTTTTGAAAAAATTCTTCATCAGCTTTTGCAAAATCAAAATTTGCAGGGCTTGAATGTGGGTTCATCACTGAATGTGCAAATGGTTCAACCCCCCAGTATACTAAACCTGTAAAAAATACAACTACGAAAAATATTTTTAATTCTCTCATTATTAGCCCCTTTTTCTTTCCATAATTGTAATAATTGGCAATACCACTAATAATAACAATAAAAATACCATAGATGCATAAAATCCTATCCAAGCATTAATGCCTGTTGGAGGAAGTTTTCCATATACTGTTAATACAATCATGTCTATTAATAATACCCAAAACCAAACAAAAAACATCGGTCTTTCATGCGCTGGTTTTACTACATCACTTCTATCAAGCCATGGTAATAAGAAAAAGATAATTTGTGCTATACCAAATGCAGCCAAACCAATATCAAAAGCTTTGATACTTCCAATATCAAAGAAAAATCCTCTTAATACTTCATAACTCCATAAAAAATACCACTCAGGGTAGATATGCGCTGGAGTTTTTAATGAATTTGCAGGATCAAAGTTGATAGGATCCATTGCAAAATTAAATTTAAAACTAACCAAATAAAAGAAGAAAATCATAAACAATGAAATATACATAAAATCTTTTGCTAAAAATCCTGGCCAAAAAGGTATAACCTTAGAACCTTTAGTATCGCCAGCTAAATATTTTTCAGCTTCTAAATCAAAATCAATTTCTTCTGAAATTTCATTATTTACATGAGGAATTCTTAATGAATAAAAATGGAAAGCTATGATTGCTAAAATAACTATAGGCAACAAACAAACATGTAGCATAAAAAATCTTGTTAAAGTTGGATCTGAAACTGCAAAATCTCCTCTTATCCAAACCACCAAAGCATCACCAATAAATGGAATACCGCCAAAAAGTTGAGTGATAACCTGAGCAGCCCAAAAGCTCATTTGTCCCCAAGGTAACATATATCCACTAAAAGCTTCTGCTGAAAATACAACAAACAAAAGCATACCGCTTACCCAAATCATCTCACGACCTTTTTTATAAGATCCATAATAAATTCCAGTAAGCATATGAATATAAATAATCAAAAATATAATTGAAGCAGCTACACCATGCATATGACGCCAAAGCCAACCATATTCAACTTCTTGCATAATAGTTTTATTTACACTATCAAAAGCCAAAGCTACATCAGGTTTGTAATACATTACCAAAAATAAACCTGATATAAAAAGTATTGCAAAAAGTGTTGTTAAAATAACACCCATTGCCCATAAGAAATTAATTTGTTTTGGTATCCAATATTGTGCCATTAAAACATTAAAGAGCTTATTTACAGCCAATCTTTGATCGAGCCAATCAATGATACCAGTAGCTTTTTTAATCTGTGCCATATTAAGCTTCCTCCATCATTTTTTTATACTCTGGACCTTCTTCTCCTAAAACTAATTTTGTTCCTTCTATTCTAAAAGGTGGGATATCTAAAGGTCTTGGAGGAGGACCAAATACATTTTTACCGCTTGTATCAAATTCACCGCCATGACAAGCGCATTTAAATAATTTTTCACTTGGAGCATAAGCTGGAATACAGCCTAAATGTGTACAAAGACCGATAACAACAGTGTAAGCAACATCGCCTACAACCACATCTCTCTTGCTATCTTTTGCCATATCTGCATCTTTTTTGAGAATAAAAATTGGTTTTTTACGCCATTCTATCGTTCTTAATTCTCCTTCTTTCATACCCGAAAGATCTACAGTTGTAACTCCTGCTGCCTTAACACTTGGAAGTGGATCCCAAGTTTTTTTCATTGCAACCAATGAAAAAGCACCACCTACAGCAGCTACCGTTCCAAAGGCAAATCCCATAAAGCTTCGCCTGCTCTCAGATGTAGCCATATTACTTCCTTTATTTTTGAATTATTTTTTCAGTGTAAAAGAAAGTAGTGTATCGTAAAAATAATAAATTTTTTCTTTTGCAAAAGCCTTATAAATAGGATTAAAATAGTATTATTTAAATTAATTTTAGTATGAAATTTAAAAATAATTTAGACATTTTTAATATCTAAATTATTTTTTCATCTTGATATATATGTATAAAATGTCTAATGCAGCAGGAGTTATACCACTAATTTGCGAAGCAGCAAAAATAGTTGGTGGATTAAATTTTTGTAATTTTTCTACAACTTCATTACTCAAACCACTTACTTTTTTAAAATCAAAATCTTCAGGAATTTTAACTTCATGTAAATGTTTCATTTTATCTATTTGAGCTTTTTGCATTGCTATATAATGATAATACTTTGCTTCATTTAAAATTTCATTTAATGAATACTCATCCATTTTTTCAAACATTTCATTTAGAGCTTTTAACTTATCTATAGTAAAGCTTGATCTTGCAACAATTTTTTGCAAACTTACTATGGAAGTGATTTTTTCTTCATTGATACTTTGCAAAAATTCATTGTTTTGATTACTTGGAGTCCAAGAAGTTTCTAATAAATATTCTAGTCCTTTTTGAACATTTTGTTTAATATGATTTATATATGAAAATTCTTCACCATTTAAAAGACCAAAATTATATCCATATTCTCCAAGTCTTAAAATAGCATTTTCTTCTCTTAGCAAAAGCCTATATTCAGCTCTTGAAGTAAACATTCTATATGGTTCTTTTGTGCCCTTAATAACTAAATCATCAATCAATACTCCTATATAAGCTTCATCACGTCTTAATATAAAAGGATCTTTTTCTTCAATAGCTAAAACTGCATTAATCCCTGCCATAAATCCTTGCGCCGCTGCTTCTT encodes:
- the petA gene encoding ubiquinol-cytochrome c reductase iron-sulfur subunit, translating into MATSESRRSFMGFAFGTVAAVGGAFSLVAMKKTWDPLPSVKAAGVTTVDLSGMKEGELRTIEWRKKPIFILKKDADMAKDSKRDVVVGDVAYTVVIGLCTHLGCIPAYAPSEKLFKCACHGGEFDTSGKNVFGPPPRPLDIPPFRIEGTKLVLGEEGPEYKKMMEEA
- a CDS encoding ubiquinol cytochrome c oxidoreductase, cytochrome b subunit; this translates as MAQIKKATGIIDWLDQRLAVNKLFNVLMAQYWIPKQINFLWAMGVILTTLFAILFISGLFLVMYYKPDVALAFDSVNKTIMQEVEYGWLWRHMHGVAASIIFLIIYIHMLTGIYYGSYKKGREMIWVSGMLLFVVFSAEAFSGYMLPWGQMSFWAAQVITQLFGGIPFIGDALVVWIRGDFAVSDPTLTRFFMLHVCLLPIVILAIIAFHFYSLRIPHVNNEISEEIDFDLEAEKYLAGDTKGSKVIPFWPGFLAKDFMYISLFMIFFFYLVSFKFNFAMDPINFDPANSLKTPAHIYPEWYFLWSYEVLRGFFFDIGSIKAFDIGLAAFGIAQIIFFLLPWLDRSDVVKPAHERPMFFVWFWVLLIDMIVLTVYGKLPPTGINAWIGFYASMVFLLLLLVVLPIITIMERKRG
- a CDS encoding ubiquinol cytochrome c oxidoreductase, cytochrome c subunit, producing MRELKIFFVVVFFTGLVYWGVEPFAHSVMNPHSSPANFDFAKADEEFFQKEIEAKTKALEEAKASGNEKAIIATQKALELLQSQEQSTKQMWEKISKIDFSKANAQKGKEIFEGNCIACHGVKAAGIPASITDSSLGVTPPDLSDAGSIYDEKFLAALIIDPVKAMQISHKFNDEKPFLMPAYPLSGDDTKDGQDLADLIAFLKDTAVKYEKDFEDTTKKELEAKYAKNQELSQEAKNSLIAKELQFAKDKQVFENACGRCHDVKYDGFVSSSNMDDLKNYLGMTPPDLSMMIRSKGRDYLDIFINEPQKKIHGTAMPRVGLNEKAQEQVVDYLEKVGDSKKEEREQTGIYIMIFFVILSIFAIGWKRSVWSKLH